From one Malus sylvestris chromosome 1, drMalSylv7.2, whole genome shotgun sequence genomic stretch:
- the LOC126629339 gene encoding uncharacterized protein LOC126629339, translating into MGHVTNMCPSLMDLGGFEQANVLGGFQGQQRQKYDPYSNNYNAGWRDHPHLKWNNQDNGEQSVPNNYNRPPGFFQARPHAPFQPQQQQAPSKSLEDLIASLANSTQSHQQKIDKAIENLERQMSQLASLMSGKEVFEQPRMQKRTRKDINEQGELQTKNLEQDEASTETKKSPKATELNQKDSDKKVQVNLPFLDAIKQVPKYAKFLKELCTNKRRFNDSKTVALSEEVSVVLQRKLPPKLKDIGSFTIPCVIGGKEFRRALSDLGASINLMSYSMYESLNLGDLKETKVVI; encoded by the exons ATGGGACATGTCACAAACATGTGCCCTTCATTGATGGATCTAGGTGGTTTTGAGCAAGCTAATGTGTTAGGAGGGTTTCAGGGGCAACAAAGGCAAAAatatgatccatactccaacaactATAATGCAGGGTGGCGCGATCATCCACACTTAAAGTGGAACAATCAAGACAACGGAGAACAATCTGTTCCCAACAACTATAACCGTCCACCTGGCTTCTTTCAAGCAAGACCGCATGCACCATTTcagcctcaacaacaacaagctCCAAGTAAGTCTCTTGAGGATTTAATTGCTTCTTTAGCTAACTCTACTCAATCTCATCAACAGAAAATAGACAAAGCAATAGAAAACCTTGAGCGCCAAATGAGTCAGTTAGCAAGTTTGATGAG tggaaaagaagtttttgAGCAGCCAAGGATGCAAAAGAGGACAAGAAAAGATataaatgagcaaggggagCTACAAACCAAAAATCTTGAGCAAGATGAGGCTTCAACAGAAACTAAAAAGTCTCCTAAAGCTACAGAATTGAACCAAAAAGATTCTGATAAG AAAGTCCAAGTGAACTTACCTTTTTTAGATGCCATAAAACAAGTGCCCAAGTATGCAAAGTTCCTTAAAGAGCTTTGTACGAACAAAAGAagattcaatgattcaaaaactGTGGCATTAAGCGAGGAAGTATCAGTtgttttgcaaagaaagctACCACCGAAGTTGAAGGATATcggtagctttaccattccatGTGTAATCGGAGGGAAAGAGTTTAGGAGGGCATTGAGTGATTTGGGGGCATCCATCAATCTGATGTCATATTCAATGTATGAATCAttgaaccttggagacttgAAGGAAACAAAGGTAGTAATCTAG